A single region of the Vibrio cyclitrophicus genome encodes:
- a CDS encoding exonuclease domain-containing protein translates to MNHNRVVCFDLEMCCWSENGVGTTGEIIEVGLAEIDLASGTIVKRAQYYVKPEKDEVSLFCAELTGITPRKIEKQGRPLESVIKSMIKNFGGPKKIYAAWGRDDLILHKECKDKGIEPPFSEFINIATLYRIQNRLKEKRIGHRAAQEAKNIEWEGRQHSGYVDAYNLAKLALTML, encoded by the coding sequence ATGAATCACAATCGAGTGGTGTGTTTCGATTTGGAAATGTGCTGTTGGAGCGAAAATGGTGTAGGAACAACAGGGGAGATCATTGAAGTGGGTCTTGCTGAGATTGATCTAGCATCTGGCACTATCGTGAAGCGAGCGCAATACTACGTTAAGCCAGAGAAAGACGAAGTCTCTCTGTTCTGCGCCGAGTTAACGGGCATTACACCTCGTAAAATCGAAAAACAGGGTCGCCCATTAGAGTCTGTTATCAAGTCGATGATTAAGAATTTCGGTGGCCCAAAGAAAATCTATGCAGCGTGGGGACGTGACGACCTCATCTTACACAAAGAGTGTAAAGATAAAGGCATCGAACCTCCGTTTAGCGAGTTTATAAATATCGCAACGCTTTATCGGATTCAGAATCGATTGAAAGAAAAACGCATTGGTCACCGCGCGGCTCAAGAAGCGAAAAATATTGAGTGGGAAGGCCGTCAGCACTCTGGTTATGTCGATGCGTATAACCTCGCGAAGTTGGCGTTAACGATGCTCTAG
- a CDS encoding sensor domain-containing diguanylate cyclase: MPHTIDPLTGLKRRTLPVVAFLVTFLITVLCVVLVALNQNRALNMNLESFAKHQTLSLKAFIDNDVAYIGSGANFFYANDPENWDKFDRFAQQTINVSKSLIGLQWMQKVTADEIEEQTAQMEEKYPSYKLFTIPKHESKAFGYILDGEPAFVATDIYPNTEPNNRVLGFYSSRERFKRVLDNIKQTRQANISDKVRLIQDGLDPEIPKSGMLVYHPVFEGESDNLLGVVIGVVRTTYYFENLLASTAGDMNVYVRVTDTGFEAEDSPILFETEGFEGVTGHLITKTISLTNRDWKIDYKIGSCISFSGYLVLAGIALVGTTISLLLAYIVNLQIREKQRLYQMLDERTEELRFLANHDSLTEVYNRRAFNKKLDKAIDRDKPFSLIGFDIDKFKNINDQFGHPAGDALLIHVVKLISVNLKDGDDLFRLGGDEFCIISSISDHEALERYLACILNTVSRSYCEHKGRQLSCTLSIGASIRSNENTEEIQQRTDSILYQSKLNGRNRVTIAG, from the coding sequence ATGCCGCATACAATCGACCCGTTGACAGGGTTGAAGAGAAGAACCTTGCCAGTAGTTGCTTTTTTGGTCACCTTTCTGATTACGGTGTTATGCGTTGTGTTGGTGGCTCTTAATCAAAATCGTGCCTTGAACATGAATTTGGAGAGCTTTGCTAAACACCAAACTCTAAGCCTAAAAGCGTTTATTGATAACGATGTTGCTTACATTGGTTCTGGTGCTAATTTTTTCTACGCAAATGATCCTGAAAACTGGGATAAGTTTGATCGTTTTGCCCAACAAACGATTAATGTTTCAAAAAGTCTAATTGGCTTGCAATGGATGCAAAAAGTGACAGCCGATGAGATTGAAGAACAAACTGCTCAGATGGAAGAAAAGTACCCATCATATAAGTTATTCACTATTCCAAAACATGAATCAAAAGCTTTTGGTTACATCTTAGATGGTGAGCCAGCCTTTGTTGCGACTGATATCTACCCAAATACCGAACCAAATAACAGAGTTCTTGGTTTCTACTCTTCTCGTGAACGATTTAAGCGCGTTTTAGACAATATTAAACAGACGCGCCAAGCTAATATTTCAGACAAAGTTCGTTTAATACAAGATGGCTTAGACCCAGAAATACCGAAAAGTGGCATGCTGGTGTATCACCCTGTATTTGAAGGCGAAAGTGACAATTTGCTCGGTGTTGTGATTGGTGTGGTTCGTACGACTTATTACTTTGAGAACTTACTGGCGTCCACTGCGGGTGATATGAATGTATATGTGCGAGTGACCGATACGGGTTTTGAAGCAGAAGATTCTCCCATTTTGTTTGAGACTGAAGGTTTTGAAGGCGTAACTGGGCACCTTATTACCAAAACCATTAGCCTAACCAACCGTGATTGGAAAATTGATTATAAGATAGGTTCATGCATCTCGTTTTCCGGCTACTTGGTACTCGCCGGCATTGCTTTAGTTGGGACCACTATCTCTTTATTGCTGGCCTACATAGTTAATCTACAAATTCGTGAGAAACAACGTTTGTACCAAATGCTAGATGAGAGGACGGAAGAACTTCGCTTTTTAGCCAATCATGACAGCTTAACCGAGGTCTACAACCGACGAGCGTTTAATAAGAAATTAGACAAAGCGATTGACCGCGATAAACCATTTAGCCTTATTGGTTTTGATATCGATAAGTTCAAAAACATCAACGATCAATTTGGTCACCCAGCGGGTGATGCATTGCTGATTCACGTCGTCAAACTGATCTCTGTTAATTTGAAAGATGGTGATGACCTGTTCCGTTTAGGAGGTGATGAATTCTGCATCATTTCGAGTATCTCAGATCACGAAGCGTTGGAGCGTTATTTAGCATGTATCCTCAATACTGTTAGCCGCTCTTATTGTGAGCACAAAGGTCGCCAATTGAGCTGTACACTTAGTATTGGCGCTTCTATTCGTAGCAATGAAAATACCGAAGAAATTCAACAGCGAACCGACAGCATCTTGTATCAAAGTAAACTAAACGGTCGAAATCGAGTCACAATTGCAGGCTAA
- the rimJ gene encoding ribosomal protein S5-alanine N-acetyltransferase → MEDLSTPERIYKNDGNLILRTAEIDDAGMISEYFQVNREYLKPWEPIREDAFFDRASWAQRLIKLNELHKMGLGYYCLLINADSNEMLGTISFSNLSRFPFYACNVGYSLAQSAQGHGYMRRGLSMAKDYMFDVQNMHRLMAGYMPHNERSAGVLEHLGFVREGFAKDYLQINGKWEDHILTALVNPNWEDRRAV, encoded by the coding sequence ATGGAAGATTTGAGTACACCAGAACGTATTTATAAGAATGACGGTAATCTGATTCTACGCACCGCTGAAATCGATGACGCTGGTATGATCAGCGAGTACTTTCAGGTTAACAGAGAATACCTGAAACCTTGGGAACCGATTCGCGAAGACGCGTTCTTTGATAGAGCGAGTTGGGCGCAGCGACTGATTAAGTTAAACGAGCTTCATAAAATGGGGCTAGGCTATTACTGTTTGTTGATTAATGCTGACTCTAATGAAATGTTAGGCACCATATCGTTCAGTAATTTGTCTCGTTTCCCGTTCTACGCTTGTAATGTCGGTTACTCATTGGCGCAAAGTGCACAGGGGCACGGTTACATGCGCAGAGGCTTGAGTATGGCCAAAGACTACATGTTTGATGTGCAGAACATGCACCGCTTAATGGCTGGCTATATGCCTCATAATGAGCGCAGTGCTGGTGTGTTGGAACATCTTGGCTTTGTTCGCGAAGGTTTTGCTAAAGACTATCTACAGATTAACGGTAAATGGGAAGACCATATACTGACTGCACTCGTTAACCCGAACTGGGAAGATAGGCGCGCTGTTTAG
- a CDS encoding DUF2947 domain-containing protein yields MSYTTLDEYQRKWIFTHQSMPLPAEDLEKIKPMTQARASQFWKENVSPQSPDAERLSSQDWPSKASNWNEEISWMANWEADEPEMPEEILNFIDWQDDVTVYFCYEKYNILETKWSVFKKHWKNFLFYDDGPILLGRRRSEALWFATNGTVKIGNRA; encoded by the coding sequence ATGTCATATACAACTTTGGACGAATACCAAAGAAAATGGATTTTTACTCACCAGTCGATGCCATTACCAGCAGAGGACTTGGAAAAGATTAAACCAATGACACAGGCAAGGGCATCTCAGTTTTGGAAAGAGAACGTAAGCCCTCAAAGTCCTGATGCAGAAAGACTAAGTTCACAAGACTGGCCAAGCAAAGCATCGAACTGGAATGAAGAGATCAGCTGGATGGCAAATTGGGAAGCCGATGAGCCTGAAATGCCAGAAGAGATCCTTAACTTCATTGATTGGCAAGATGACGTAACTGTTTATTTTTGTTATGAAAAATATAACATTCTCGAAACTAAGTGGTCAGTTTTTAAGAAACACTGGAAGAACTTTTTGTTCTACGATGATGGCCCAATTTTGCTAGGTCGCCGTCGTTCAGAAGCTCTTTGGTTTGCGACAAATGGCACGGTGAAAATCGGTAACCGTGCTTAA
- a CDS encoding Hsp70 family protein — MEHQNHSSSQEHSQELSSQEQHQAPKFSIGIDLGTTHCVLSYIDTTNEDARVEVMPIPQLTAPGTVETRSQLGSFLYQPHEHEMNAGSRVLPWSSEPKALVGAIARNLGSKTPIRLVASAKSWLCHGGVNRRDAFLPAGSPEEVEKVSPLKTTELYLEHLKDAWNHANPEHKLADQDVTITVPASFDPAARDLTAEAARNVGFTYLTLLEEPQAALYSWIDNSNDTWRDEVNVGDIVLVVDIGGGTTDLSLVEVTQDDGNLSLNRIAVGEHILLGGDNMDLALAYRLKMKLAQEGKELAPWQVQAMTHACRDAKEALLNDAELQSVPIVVPSRGSKLLGATLKTELTQQEVQQTLVDGFFPKVAVTEHPVQKTRGALTQMGLPYAQDAGITRHIAAFLSKQANALSGNGETAQQDFNPFANMPGMPGTEAQGSEAPAADFIKPTAVLFNGGVLKSNLLADRLSDTINEWLINADAEFAKQLSGLDLDLAVASGASYYGAVRRGQGVRIRGGIASSYYVGIESAMPAIPGMAPPMEALCVAPFGMEEGSSVQVPSQEFGLVIGQPVHFQFFGSTTRREDVAGTHLDHWAPEDLDELPEIQVTLPVSEGRREGEVVPVTLASRVTELGTLYLEAIAADNGQKWHVEFDVREDSNNDSNEQA; from the coding sequence ATGGAACACCAAAACCACTCTTCATCGCAAGAGCATTCACAAGAGCTATCTTCTCAAGAGCAACATCAGGCGCCTAAATTCAGTATTGGTATCGATTTAGGTACTACACACTGCGTTTTGTCTTACATCGACACAACGAATGAAGACGCTCGCGTAGAGGTAATGCCAATCCCTCAACTGACGGCTCCAGGTACAGTAGAAACTCGCAGCCAACTAGGCTCATTCCTATACCAGCCGCACGAACATGAAATGAATGCGGGCTCTCGCGTTCTTCCTTGGTCTTCTGAGCCAAAAGCGCTAGTCGGTGCGATTGCTCGTAACCTAGGTTCTAAAACCCCAATCCGTTTGGTAGCAAGTGCAAAATCTTGGCTATGCCACGGTGGTGTGAACCGTCGTGATGCGTTCCTTCCTGCAGGCAGCCCCGAAGAAGTTGAAAAAGTATCTCCGCTTAAGACCACTGAATTGTACCTTGAGCACCTTAAAGACGCTTGGAACCACGCGAATCCAGAACACAAACTGGCAGACCAAGATGTAACGATCACGGTTCCTGCTTCGTTTGATCCTGCGGCTCGTGACCTAACAGCAGAAGCTGCACGTAATGTGGGTTTCACTTACCTAACGCTTCTTGAAGAGCCACAAGCGGCTCTTTACAGCTGGATTGATAACAGCAACGACACATGGCGTGATGAAGTGAACGTTGGTGACATCGTTCTTGTTGTCGATATCGGTGGTGGTACAACCGACCTTTCGTTAGTTGAAGTAACACAAGATGACGGCAACCTAAGCCTGAACCGTATCGCAGTAGGTGAACATATCCTACTTGGCGGCGACAACATGGACTTAGCACTGGCTTACCGTCTGAAAATGAAACTGGCTCAAGAAGGCAAAGAGTTGGCTCCTTGGCAGGTTCAAGCAATGACTCACGCATGTCGTGATGCAAAAGAAGCACTGCTTAATGATGCTGAACTGCAATCTGTGCCGATCGTTGTACCTAGCCGTGGTTCTAAACTACTTGGCGCAACACTAAAAACAGAACTGACTCAGCAAGAAGTACAACAAACATTGGTTGATGGCTTCTTCCCGAAAGTAGCTGTGACGGAGCACCCAGTTCAAAAGACGCGTGGCGCACTGACTCAAATGGGTCTGCCTTACGCTCAAGACGCAGGCATTACTCGTCACATTGCCGCATTCCTTTCTAAGCAAGCGAACGCGCTTTCTGGAAATGGCGAAACGGCTCAGCAAGATTTCAACCCGTTTGCAAACATGCCCGGTATGCCCGGTACAGAAGCGCAAGGGTCAGAAGCGCCAGCGGCAGATTTCATCAAACCAACAGCGGTGCTGTTCAATGGTGGTGTTCTAAAATCTAATCTACTTGCTGATCGTCTTTCAGACACGATCAACGAATGGTTGATCAATGCTGATGCAGAATTTGCTAAACAGCTTTCAGGTTTGGATCTAGACCTAGCGGTTGCAAGTGGCGCTTCTTACTACGGCGCAGTTCGTCGTGGCCAAGGCGTTCGTATCCGCGGTGGTATCGCTTCTTCTTATTACGTAGGAATCGAGAGCGCGATGCCAGCAATCCCAGGTATGGCTCCTCCAATGGAAGCACTGTGTGTTGCACCGTTTGGTATGGAAGAAGGCTCAAGCGTTCAAGTGCCTAGCCAAGAGTTTGGTTTGGTGATTGGCCAGCCAGTACACTTCCAATTCTTCGGTTCTACGACCCGTCGTGAAGACGTAGCGGGTACGCACCTTGATCATTGGGCACCAGAAGACCTTGATGAACTTCCAGAGATTCAAGTGACACTGCCAGTATCTGAAGGTCGCCGTGAGGGTGAAGTGGTTCCGGTAACCCTAGCCTCTCGTGTCACTGAACTCGGCACGCTTTATCTAGAAGCAATTGCTGCTGATAACGGTCAGAAATGGCACGTTGAGTTTGATGTTCGTGAAGACTCGAATAACGACTCAAACGAACAAGCATAA
- a CDS encoding hsp70 family protein, which yields MATPRFLVGIDLGTTNTVVAYCEINDDLQHAPVSLFDIDQLIGPGEVVRKPLLPSFRYHPAQGQISPSDLTMPWEPSLVEGDIQNVIVGEWARELGAKVEGRQVSSAKSWLSHQAVDRNSDILPWAGAADVDKVSPVVASASYLNHIRQAWNYRNPSNKLEDQDVVVTVPASFDETARKLTLEAAELAGLGKILLLEEPQAVCYDWYARHQQTAAEELQQIPLILVCDVGGGTTDLSLIEAKFDANNDTTNAGHSELALDRIGVGEHLMLGGDNLDLALAHLAEQRFNQNKKLNASSLTKLIQQTRAAKESLLSANAPDDVKITMLSSGSKLLGGTKSIGLTKQEVHQIALEGFFPLSEFSETPDKRRSAVVEFGLPYVADPAVSKHVAEFLTTHQQVSKAALENSGSVEFDDTKPAIPVGVLLNGGVFNSELVTERITQLLGNWNGSPITVLDNPHPDWSVALGAVAFGKARRGAQLKIGGGAARSYFLHLQEKNKMGKALCLLAKGTEEGQEIRLNSRRFSLTLGEPVRFNLLTSTHDQIAHDTAIQNGVMVNVDADLFSPLPPYISTLKGSGTAELQANQKERVEVLLACQLTEVGTLKMECVSTEDDSKRWLLEFEVRNKQGDESDNSKLHPRLEECKELISRLYSGNKKSAESKEIKTLAKDLEKRLGKRDEWDFTTLRHLFDSFSLGRKRRRRSEAHEKNWLRLAGYSLRPGFGDPTDSWRIEQIWGLYQQNIQFQNHQGWTDWWVFWRRVAGGLNQEQQESILADIAKYLHPGAMKNPKTAKDAQDNGYEAMVRLAASLEQLEVEDKVLLASWFLSKAINHNQFEQAHWWALGRLASRTPLYGSQHSVIPREQAEQWLPKLLEQNWHKEQMIAFAAVMICRKTGDRQFDISDDYRNQVIEKLKQSKVPDSWLMLVSEVTELSESESKRVFGDALPSGLSLINS from the coding sequence ATGGCAACTCCTCGTTTTTTAGTCGGCATTGACTTAGGCACAACCAACACTGTGGTTGCCTACTGTGAAATCAACGACGACCTACAACATGCTCCCGTTTCTCTTTTCGATATCGATCAACTCATCGGCCCAGGTGAAGTGGTTCGTAAACCGCTACTTCCTTCATTTCGTTACCATCCGGCACAAGGTCAGATCTCTCCTTCCGATCTCACTATGCCTTGGGAACCGAGTTTGGTTGAAGGTGATATTCAAAACGTCATCGTCGGTGAATGGGCGCGCGAACTGGGCGCAAAAGTTGAAGGCCGCCAAGTATCGAGTGCCAAGAGTTGGTTGTCGCACCAAGCGGTTGATCGTAACTCCGATATTCTGCCTTGGGCAGGCGCAGCTGATGTCGATAAAGTATCGCCGGTTGTCGCGAGTGCAAGCTACCTGAATCACATCCGCCAAGCGTGGAACTACCGTAATCCAAGCAACAAACTTGAAGACCAAGATGTTGTTGTAACGGTTCCTGCATCATTCGATGAGACAGCACGTAAGCTGACTCTTGAAGCCGCAGAACTTGCTGGCTTAGGTAAGATTTTATTACTCGAAGAGCCTCAAGCTGTTTGTTATGACTGGTATGCTCGTCATCAACAAACGGCTGCGGAAGAGCTTCAACAGATCCCATTGATCTTAGTGTGTGATGTCGGCGGTGGTACTACCGACTTGAGCTTAATTGAAGCTAAATTCGATGCAAATAACGATACGACTAACGCTGGTCACAGCGAGCTCGCACTCGACCGTATCGGCGTTGGCGAACACTTGATGCTCGGTGGTGATAATCTAGATTTAGCGCTTGCTCACCTAGCCGAGCAACGCTTCAATCAAAACAAAAAGCTGAATGCTTCTAGCCTAACCAAACTAATTCAACAAACTCGCGCCGCAAAAGAGAGCCTGCTTTCTGCCAATGCGCCCGATGATGTGAAGATCACCATGCTCAGTAGTGGTTCGAAGCTACTAGGTGGTACCAAGAGCATTGGCTTAACTAAGCAAGAAGTTCATCAAATCGCTTTGGAAGGTTTCTTCCCACTGTCTGAGTTTTCTGAAACACCAGATAAGCGTCGCAGCGCCGTGGTTGAATTCGGCCTGCCTTACGTTGCCGACCCTGCGGTGAGTAAGCACGTTGCAGAATTCCTAACGACACACCAACAAGTGTCTAAAGCCGCATTGGAAAACTCAGGCTCTGTTGAGTTCGATGACACCAAACCTGCTATTCCTGTGGGTGTACTACTCAATGGTGGTGTGTTCAACAGTGAACTGGTGACTGAGCGTATTACTCAACTACTAGGCAACTGGAACGGTTCTCCAATCACAGTGCTTGATAACCCTCATCCCGATTGGTCTGTTGCCCTTGGCGCGGTTGCCTTTGGTAAAGCCCGCCGTGGTGCACAACTGAAAATCGGTGGCGGTGCTGCTCGTTCTTACTTCTTGCATCTACAAGAGAAGAACAAGATGGGTAAAGCACTTTGTTTGCTTGCCAAAGGTACTGAGGAAGGCCAAGAGATACGCTTAAACAGTCGTCGTTTTTCGTTGACGTTAGGTGAGCCAGTACGATTTAATCTACTGACTTCAACACATGACCAAATAGCTCACGACACTGCTATTCAAAATGGTGTGATGGTCAATGTGGATGCCGACTTGTTCTCACCTCTTCCACCGTATATTTCTACGCTAAAAGGGTCTGGCACTGCAGAACTTCAAGCCAACCAAAAAGAGCGTGTTGAAGTACTGCTCGCTTGTCAGTTAACCGAAGTCGGCACATTGAAAATGGAGTGTGTGAGTACAGAAGATGACTCTAAGCGTTGGTTGCTTGAGTTTGAAGTAAGAAACAAGCAAGGCGATGAATCCGATAACTCTAAACTTCATCCAAGACTTGAAGAATGTAAGGAGCTAATTTCTCGCCTGTACAGCGGTAACAAGAAGAGTGCCGAATCTAAAGAGATCAAAACACTGGCTAAAGATCTTGAAAAGCGACTCGGTAAACGTGATGAATGGGATTTCACTACCCTTCGCCACCTGTTTGATAGCTTTTCATTAGGCCGTAAGCGTCGTCGCCGCTCTGAGGCACACGAAAAGAACTGGCTTCGTCTGGCGGGTTACTCTTTGCGTCCCGGCTTTGGTGATCCAACCGACTCATGGCGCATTGAACAAATTTGGGGACTTTACCAACAAAACATCCAATTCCAGAACCATCAAGGTTGGACAGATTGGTGGGTATTCTGGCGTCGTGTTGCAGGTGGCCTGAATCAAGAACAGCAAGAAAGTATCTTGGCTGATATCGCTAAGTACCTTCACCCAGGTGCAATGAAAAACCCTAAGACTGCCAAAGATGCGCAAGACAATGGTTATGAAGCCATGGTTCGTTTAGCGGCGTCACTTGAGCAACTTGAAGTTGAAGACAAAGTGCTGCTGGCAAGTTGGTTCTTAAGCAAAGCAATTAACCACAACCAGTTTGAGCAAGCGCATTGGTGGGCTTTAGGTCGACTGGCTTCAAGAACGCCTTTATATGGCAGCCAACACAGCGTGATTCCTAGAGAACAAGCTGAACAATGGTTGCCGAAGTTGCTTGAGCAGAACTGGCATAAAGAGCAGATGATCGCCTTTGCAGCGGTGATGATTTGTCGTAAAACCGGTGACCGTCAGTTTGATATCTCTGACGACTATCGCAATCAGGTGATTGAGAAGCTTAAGCAAAGCAAGGTACCTGATTCATGGTTAATGCTAGTGAGTGAAGTGACTGAGCTTTCTGAGAGCGAATCTAAGCGCGTATTTGGTGATGCGTTACCAAGCGGATTAAGCCTGATCAATAGCTAA
- a CDS encoding DUF2760 domain-containing protein encodes MIVDLNLIPQTFDMLHAGLTASSVLLLLIAVSRKSKVVEKVVEKPVEKIVEVEKPVEKIVEVEKVVEVEKVIERVVEVESKLATAPTDSAMQLLSIMQQEARLIDFLKEDLTSFSDEEVGAAARVIHTGGQKVLADYVKLSHIRTEDEETRITVVEGFNPQEIRLTGNVTGNAPFNGTLVHKGWKATDMNLPKLAENYDASVIAPAEVEL; translated from the coding sequence ATGATCGTTGATTTGAACCTAATTCCACAAACGTTTGATATGCTTCACGCAGGCCTCACTGCATCAAGCGTTTTACTGCTGCTTATTGCCGTTTCTCGTAAATCCAAAGTGGTTGAGAAAGTCGTAGAAAAACCAGTAGAAAAGATCGTTGAAGTTGAAAAGCCAGTAGAAAAAATTGTCGAAGTAGAGAAAGTTGTTGAAGTTGAAAAAGTGATTGAAAGAGTTGTTGAAGTTGAATCAAAACTAGCAACAGCACCGACCGATTCAGCAATGCAGCTATTATCTATCATGCAGCAAGAAGCACGTTTAATTGACTTCCTAAAAGAAGATCTCACTTCGTTCTCTGACGAAGAAGTTGGCGCGGCAGCACGTGTAATCCACACTGGCGGTCAAAAAGTACTTGCTGATTACGTAAAGCTTTCTCACATCCGTACGGAAGATGAAGAAACACGTATCACGGTAGTAGAAGGCTTCAACCCACAAGAAATTCGCCTAACAGGTAACGTAACAGGCAACGCACCATTCAATGGCACATTGGTTCACAAAGGTTGGAAAGCCACTGACATGAACCTGCCTAAGCTTGCTGAAAATTACGACGCATCTGTGATTGCACCGGCAGAGGTGGAGCTATAA
- the tyrR gene encoding transcriptional regulator TyrR has protein sequence MRLEVLCEDRLGLTRELLDILASKSIDLRGIEIDVKGIIYLNCPDIDFDAFSELMAEIRRISGVKDVRKIQFMPSERHNTELIALLANLPDPVIAIDLKGSVDMANHAALNLFNKQEDEVIGEPLATFVPSFNFARWIEGDVTRHREVVVLDGLDFSIEILPIYLGGDVNEAVLASAVMTIRSCNQELNSPDSIPEQNNLGFEHFVGVSNRHKALISQAKKLAMLDQPLLIEGDTGTGKEMLAKACHNRSNRSSFPFLILSCASMPDDVAETELFGHAPGSFNHEQGHKGIFEQANGGTVFLDEIGEMSPHLQIKLLRFLQDGSFRRVGEEEEMHADVRIIASTRHRLSELADSGSFREDLFYRLNVLTLSIPALRERSNDVAPLLELFVAKHAQQLGMLKPKLTQELIDQLGNYQWPGNIRQLDNMVLRALTELDSDTLTVEQFHLPQLEAMTAGMANLNIDGSLDEIMKDYESQILEKLYQSFPSSRKLAKRLNVSHTSIANKLRDYGIRKN, from the coding sequence GTGCGTCTTGAAGTATTGTGTGAAGACAGACTCGGCTTAACGCGTGAGTTGCTCGATATCTTGGCCTCAAAAAGCATTGATTTAAGAGGAATCGAAATTGATGTTAAAGGCATTATTTACCTAAACTGCCCTGATATCGATTTTGATGCTTTTAGTGAACTTATGGCTGAAATTCGCCGAATTTCAGGTGTGAAGGATGTACGTAAAATCCAATTTATGCCAAGCGAAAGGCATAACACAGAGCTGATTGCTCTGCTGGCAAACCTACCTGACCCCGTGATTGCGATTGACCTTAAAGGCTCAGTCGATATGGCTAACCACGCTGCATTGAACCTCTTCAACAAGCAAGAAGATGAAGTTATCGGTGAACCGCTCGCGACGTTTGTTCCTAGCTTTAACTTTGCTCGCTGGATCGAAGGCGATGTAACGCGTCATCGCGAAGTTGTCGTGTTGGATGGTTTAGATTTCTCTATTGAGATCCTGCCGATTTACCTTGGTGGTGATGTCAACGAAGCGGTACTGGCGAGCGCAGTAATGACGATTCGTTCTTGTAATCAAGAATTGAACTCACCAGATTCAATCCCAGAACAGAACAACCTAGGTTTTGAACACTTTGTTGGCGTCTCTAATCGCCATAAAGCCTTGATCAGCCAAGCTAAGAAATTGGCTATGCTGGATCAGCCTCTATTAATTGAAGGCGATACAGGCACAGGCAAAGAGATGTTGGCGAAAGCGTGTCATAACCGTTCAAATCGTTCTTCTTTCCCATTCTTGATTCTAAGCTGTGCATCGATGCCTGATGACGTAGCGGAAACGGAATTGTTTGGTCATGCTCCGGGTTCATTCAACCATGAGCAAGGTCATAAAGGCATTTTCGAGCAAGCGAATGGCGGTACGGTATTTTTAGATGAAATTGGCGAGATGAGCCCTCATCTACAAATCAAACTGCTGCGTTTCCTACAAGATGGTTCATTCCGCCGTGTTGGTGAAGAAGAAGAGATGCACGCTGATGTTCGTATTATCGCATCAACGCGTCATCGTCTTTCTGAATTAGCAGACTCGGGCTCGTTCCGTGAAGACCTGTTCTACCGCTTGAATGTACTGACGTTGTCTATCCCTGCATTGCGTGAACGCTCAAACGATGTAGCGCCGCTGTTGGAACTGTTTGTTGCGAAACACGCGCAGCAGTTAGGTATGTTAAAACCAAAACTGACTCAAGAGCTGATCGACCAACTTGGTAATTACCAATGGCCGGGCAATATTCGTCAGCTAGACAACATGGTTCTGCGTGCACTAACAGAGCTAGATTCAGACACGCTAACGGTTGAGCAATTCCACTTGCCACAGCTTGAAGCTATGACTGCTGGAATGGCGAACTTAAACATAGATGGCTCTCTGGATGAGATCATGAAAGACTATGAATCTCAGATTCTAGAAAAGCTTTATCAGTCTTTCCCATCAAGTCGTAAGCTTGCAAAACGTTTGAATGTATCTCACACCTCAATTGCGAATAAGCTTCGCGATTACGGTATCAGAAAGAACTGA